taATAATCGAAAGGAACATCGGATTAACCAACAATATATACTAGCAGACTCGAACTGAGAGAGTCATGAATGGGGATCATGATGATACATATAGATACATACAGTTGGTCCAATGATTCTATAATGCATGAATGCTAAAATTGTAGGAGCTCTTCATTAATACTCGTGAGTCATTCTAGGATATATGTGTAGTGTTTATAGCGAATATATATATTAGCCTTAGCCCTCTTGGTCCAATGGTATGTACTTGTTGGTCTCACGTGCAGAATTTGAGATAGTAAAactcgaaaataaagaataaactggacaccgagatttacgtggaaaacccctaaaaattattagggtaaaaatcacgggcaagatgaaaaaatttccactataatattttactggtgtacaactcactcactgtgtttccaaagagaacacaaactctcttaatacaggagaacaaacacctatcaaatattatagaacacaCTCAAATATGTGTATACTGATAGAGGAACTCAGAATGTGATGAATGAAATGATCGAATTGTGCCTCTATTTATAATCAAAATTTTGAGTGTGAAACCACGTGCATTTATTAATTTCGTATGCAATTTTGTTTCTTCAGCAAAAGGCAGTCCACCCCGACATGCATTTAATGTAATGTTCATGCCGACATGTACCTAGTGTCCAATGTGGGACAAAGTTCTCGAGCAGAGATGATATAAAAACATCATCTCCGAATACAAAATAAAATGTTTCTTATGAGACGATCTACAGTTAAAGTTAAAAATATTTACTCATCTCATTGGAAAGATATGTGGATCGTCACATGAGATATCTACTCTTTTAGATTTGTAGACGAGGATTTTACATTGTCTTTACTCGagaactttaatatttttaacataaaaaattaatattttttcacgaataagataagattagagaTCTTATTTATAAACAAAATTTACTTTTTGtactaaaaatattaaaattctaGTAAGTTGGAGATCTATATCATAAAATTGACATGTAacaccgtctcacataaatttctTTTGTGAATATGAAATATATATGATAATCGAGGagatttcattaattaattctTAAATATATCAAACTTGATTATACGAAGCCCAATGCCAATTTCTTTtcatgcttcaaacacaatgaAAAACCATATGTTGGTCATTACAAATTCAGCATGAGTTTCCTCTTGTTTTCTAGTGAGCCATAATGTCGTCACTTTCTCTGTGGATCCTCCTTGCCCGTGTACCCAACTCAAAATGTacataaaattataaaagttatatatatatataaattatattttctcattgataactcaaataagaaatccgtctcacaaattcgacctgtgagaccgtctcacacaagtttttgtcacatatatatataattatagaaaatatattCTATTCTTGTTGAATACTCTTTTGATAAGTGAGTAACCCATCCTTCTACTTGCGAGAAGATATGCGCATTTTGGGATCTTTAAATTGCCTCAATTTACATGTGTCCTTTGTCATATTAAATGATTAATCCTGCTTGTcgatctttcttttcttttttctttcaaCTCTTCAATTGTTTTCCAACGTTTTAGTAATCTATTTTACGCATGTAATATTTCCTAAGACAAATTTGTATATTTTTCAATTAAgatttgttatttatttaaacacAGAGCATTGAATATCATGTCATTtgccaaaataaatatttaatatgtcACTTAATGATtggaattgaaaattttgaaatattactGTCATGTTCCGAGAATCTATCATTGTCGTTGCCTATCGATATATCATCAAATGGTGTTGTTTAGTGGAGGGAAGATGTGATAAAATTAAGAATATGTTCCATTCAGACAAATACCTATCAAGCATTTTGTTatggtgtgtatatatatttatatgtccCTCTCTTATTACATATATATGTAGAATTGAAACACTTATCAGAATAAATCCCATGTCAAAAAAATGGAGAAGCAGGAAATTTGTAATtggaattttatatttgggtgcaaacaattttaataaaattttctaaTGAATAAAATATCGTTCTAATAAGCAAGTAAAATTTCATAACCAttcctaatttttttaataaatcaaaCTAATTAAAATTTGTACAAGCAAACAATACGTACAACATAACATTAGTATTTATTAtgtgcaaaaacttgtgtgagacggtctcacgaatcatatttgtgagacgaatatcttatttgggtcatcaatgaaaatgtattattttttatgctaagagtattattttttattgtgaatatgagtagggttaacccgtctcacatattaggatcagtgagacggtctcacattagaCTCACTCTTTATTATGTACGATAGATTCTCTAGATAAAATGATAACTCGATGCCCCAATACCTTATAAGATCAATTCCGTACTAAGAAAAATATAGGTGATGTTTGGTAGTTATACGATTGTTTTCGATAAAAAAATCGAGAGCTTTTATTGAATAATAATTTGATGTATGTctgattttgtttttgtttaactaaaatatatttgaaatggcAATAGCAACTTAAGGTTTATTATTGAAATGGAGAGGTTATGGATCTAATACCATATGTACCACATGTTTATTTTGTGTGTATGTGTATGTATCAACCTTTTTTGTGCAAAAATTCCGTCAAACAATTCGTTAACATAAAGTCCATTTTAATTCTTTTACACATGAATTAAGTTCAAGTAGTATTACTTATAATATAGCTGCCAGCCAACCTGTCATCACAAATGAACATCGTGATGAAGACGCTACATTTTGTGCACATCAAGGCAAAAACGAATAATAGCGTATGACACCACTATGGAAATTCGAAGCGCgcgcgcgcacacacacacacacacacatatatatatatatatatatatatatatatatatatatatatatatatatatatatatatatatatatttatttatttaaaattcttGTCAACTACGGGAACCATATAGTTATAAAAAGATTTTAATTTTACTTAGATGGATTTTTCGGGTTGTAGATTGTTTGGGACAGAGTATTGGTGCAAGTcaaaactatttttaaaaacaacttGCCGATCTCTTCGAGTTACGGTCATGCAATTAAAATCGAGATGGAGATGGTATAATCAATCGGGAAATAATTCAGCACAAATTAGTTTTCATTTGAATGCTCTCTGCTAAACTGTACAACTCTCtgttttcttaattttattattgatagtaATATGCAGGTATttgaggtttttttttttttggaacaaATATGTGATttgttttaaattaattatatcatGGTATCTGATATATTTAAAcatcataatttaaataaatataatcattattatataatatgtatttttaaaaataaaaaatttcgaaAACTTCACAGGAGGGTAGAATTTTCCAGTGTCTTTTTTTCTTCCTCAATTCCCAAGGTTTACTTAATGACACACGTTAAAGGCCAGTTAAAATCACATCTAAGTTAATTTTTTATATGTCCATATGCCGaccttcttctttttttaatttaataggCCGTCCATTGAATTTTAATCAAAATCTTTATGCTCAAgtatttttaaatgaaaaagaGAATGGCTGATGGATAACAAGCAAAAGTTAATCAAATCTAAATGTTAAAAGTTGCATATATAAGTACAATCAGCAATGTTCAACTCGTTTAAATAAGGATTGATGGACACATGTATTAATTCTTTTTTGTAGAAAAAATCACTTTTTTATTATACCCACGTGTATTTGTCAAGTgcaaatcaagaaaaagacatCTACCATCGATTGAATGGTTTTGCAAGTAAGGTTAAAGAAAGATGTGAAAATCCAAATGAGATATCTAACATTTATCAAACGGGCTTGGAAagtaaaaagaaaattaaatatctCCCGTAGGTTGGTTTCCAATTGCACTTTAACCCAAATGAATATCAGGGATCACTTCCCATAAACCAGTCTTTAGACATGATTCAAACGAAAACATAAATCCTAAATTCACCTCCCCAAAGCACGGACTTTTTCTAGGTTATCtttttattgttgttatatATTAATtcacttcttcctcttcttaGGTGGTTGGAGGTCTTCCTCTTCGTCGTCTTCATCTTCCTCCTCGTCCTCTTTGTCATCTTCTTCCTCAACGACCCCTTCCTCGTCGCCACCATCTTCCGCatcttcatcatcatcttcatcaTCGTCGTCATCATTgtcatcatcatcatcgtccTCGTCGGGATCCCCTCCATCCTCCGGTtcgtcgtcgtcgtcgtcgtcATCACCATTCTCCTGAGCTCCGCCGGTTGATCCTCCTTCACGACCCTTTGTGGGTCCGCTTTTGTTGCCGTTAGGGTTAGGATTTCTTTCATCAACATCATCCTCATCGTCATCCTCGTCACCTTCAccatcttcttcttcatcagtGTCATTATCACCAGCATCAGCTACCTCATCTGGAAGGATAGAGCCACGATGGTCTCCTCTAATCTTAGGTTGGTTATTCAATAGCTTTATGCATTCCTTAAATTTAGAAAACAAACCGGAAGAACACAAAGTTATAAGAGTTTTAACTTTTGCTCAGAAGTATCACAACATCGAGTCAATTTTTCAGAGAACAAAATAGTATTATAATGATTACATGTGTAGAATGGCTTAATATTTAAGACAATTATCATAATGTGGCAGATGTCAAACATAAGTTACCATGTGAAAAGAACTCTTTGATAGACTTGAAAAGGTCATCCCACTTGCACCTTTccatttattattttcaataataaacatatgataaaataaaatattacagaTTCCACAATTAACATATTTGTGCATTGAAAACAGGAACTTAAACTAAGCTAAATGAACAACTAAATCATGAGGTTAGGATACCATGAAACAAGTTATCACTATCACGCACAAGATTGGTTATCTTATAAAGAATCAAGTTGGCtcacaattttttaaaatctatTCAGTTATTATCATTTTCATATTTGAAACTATAAACTCTAGCCAAGCTCGAATATATCCAAATATATCTTCGAGCCAAATTCAaactaaaaaattatttcctCACATCACTCAtaacattttataaatatatattaaaaatcatCCAAGATCATAAGATTGAGCCAAACGAAGTCCAAACAAATCGAGTTCGAACTTAAGTCAGCCTTAAGCACAAAATGATTTCTCTTTAAAGTTTCGAGCAAAGTTCTATTAGAG
This Primulina eburnea isolate SZY01 chromosome 2, ASM2296580v1, whole genome shotgun sequence DNA region includes the following protein-coding sequences:
- the LOC140823712 gene encoding uncharacterized protein — encoded protein: MEKINCGTVPEITMVKQSVLLCAGGEAWLVALLVSALVKAQLLGLSQECIKLLNNQPKIRGDHRGSILPDEVADAGDNDTDEEEDGEGDEDDDEDDVDERNPNPNGNKSGPTKGREGGSTGGAQENGDDDDDDDEPEDGGDPDEDDDDDDNDDDDDEDDDEDAEDGGDEEGVVEEEDDKEDEEEDEDDEEEDLQPPKKRKK